In Humulus lupulus chromosome 6, drHumLupu1.1, whole genome shotgun sequence, a single genomic region encodes these proteins:
- the LOC133784916 gene encoding protein FAR1-RELATED SEQUENCE 9-like — MTKLRHVEREDDYNSRHSSPPIPGPKNALKTYHEQCAKLYTRNMYYKVADQIKAEHAYFVNNCEDNGESFSYSLSKFQHEDRVYNVHYHPQDETFTCHCLLFETDGYPCRHIWAVMKYCHMKIVPQSLLLKRWSKNAKADLPLELKQHSTEKQQLFEMARQASLALDTNLLSYYATKSEQSYTKEKQEVATLTAMFKDAVPLESNIGDNDSGRYQTYQENENITRDPTPCRTKGSTYARNNRDNVTIDMSDGAVKTKRKCSNCYSADQNRRTCPQLADLPLPHSQQPSPSKRA, encoded by the coding sequence ATGACAAAGTTGAGGCACGTCGAGAGAGAAGATGATTACAATAGTCGACACAGTAGTCCTCCAATACCaggtcccaaaaatgctcttaagaCGTACCATGAGCAGTGTGCCAAATTATACACTAGAAATATGTACTATAAAGTGGCTGATCAAATCAAAGCGGAACATGCGTACTTTGTCAACAATTGTGAAGACAACGGTGAATCATTCTCCTACAGTTTGTCAAAGTTCCAACACGAGGATAGAGTGTACAACGTTCATTACCACCCACAAGATGAGACATTCACCTGTCACTGCTTGCTTTTTGAGACAGACGGCTATCCGTGTAGACATATTTGGGCCGTAATGAAATACTGTCATATGAAGATAGTACCACAGTCTCTCCTGCTGAAACGGTGGAGTAAGAATGCAAAAGCAGACCTCCCCCTCGAACTAAAGCAACACTCCACAGAAAAGCAACAGTTATTTGAAATGGCTAGGCAGGCATCCCTCGCTTTGGATACAAACTTGTTGAGCTATTACGCTACCAAGTCTGAGCAATCTTACACCAAAGAGAAACAAGAAGTGGCAACACTAACTGCAATGTTCAAGGATGCAGTTCCATTGGAATCAAACATCGGTGACAACGACTCGGGACGATATCAAACCTATCAAGAAAATGAAAACATTACCAGGGACCCAACACCTTGTAGAACTAAAGGATCCACCTATGCAAGAAACAATAGGGACAATGTTACGATAGATATGTCGGATGGAGCTGTTAAAACTAAAAGGAAGTGTTCAAACTGTTATTCTGCAGACCAAAATCGAAGAACATGCCCTCAGCTGGCCGATCTACCGCTTCCTCACAGTCAACAACCCTCACCAAGTAAGAGAGCTTAG
- the LOC133784915 gene encoding protein FAR1-RELATED SEQUENCE 5-like translates to MGDEGPWICKEFQPLHNHDKASLDELRFLRSNRSVSETLVAQVRSMNQVGIRTLHIISHLAMQSGGYERMPCQLRDVYNKIAHVKRKEKRCTDLDGALGYLDCLSKRDPNFFIQYQCVVDNRLENLFWVDGYSRRDFVAFDEVIGFDTTYMTNKYNKPLTIILGVNHHFKTYIFGMALLNSEDEQTYFWLLDKFIECHNHVTPKVVVTDGDGAIKNVVLKYFPNATHRLCAWHLCTNALKISKDPRFLQGFQDVMYNYYTIEEFMQKWGN, encoded by the coding sequence ATGGGCGATGAGGGTCCGTGGATTTGCAAGGAATTCCAACCTCTGCACAACCATGACAAGGCATCATTAGATGAGTTGCGATTTCTGAGATCAAATCGTTCTGTGTCAGAAACCCTAGTTGCTCAAGTGAGGTCAATGAACCAAGTTGGGATAAGAACTTTACACATCATCTCCCACTTGGCAATGCAGTCTGGTGGGTACGAAAGGATGCCTTGCCAGCTACGAGACGTTTACAACAAGATCGCCCATgtcaaaagaaaagagaaaagatgTACAGATTTAGATGGTGCTTTAGGATATTTGGATTGTCTGTCAAAGAGGGATCCAAATTTCTTCATTCAATATCAATGTGTCGTGGACAACAGATTGGAGAACCTATTCTGGGTGGACGGATATTCTCGACGGGATTTCGTCGCATTCGATGAGGTTATTGGATTTGACACAACATATATgacaaacaaatataataaaccCCTGACAATTATTTTGGGCGTCAATCATCATTTCAAGACCTACATATTTGGAATGGCACTGCTTAACTCCGAGGATGAGCAAACTTACTTTTGGTTGCTTGACAAATTTATTGAATGCCACAATCATGTAACACCAAAGGTTGTGGTGACAGATGGAGATGGAGCTATCAAAAATGTTGTCTTGAAGTACTTCCCAAATGCAACTCATCGGTTGTGTGCGTGGCACCTATGTACCAACGCTTTAAAAATTTCAAAAGACCCCCGATTCTTACAAGGATTTCAAGATGTCATGTACAACTATTACACAATAGAGGAATTCATGCAAAAATGGGGGAATTAA